The Lentzea guizhouensis genome contains a region encoding:
- a CDS encoding AAA family ATPase — protein MTRLIAMRGLPGSGKSTRAHQLLDEAAVGTMVRCGRDDYRRMLHGRPRHGDRVCEDQVTIAQHAAIEQLLLAGVDVLVDDTNLSLRNLETLAAIAWRCGADFTVEDFTQVPLEDCIARDALRAGDERLGADLIRAMHSRHLAGKRLPLPVPAPNATADLLLCADGQSCGRRSITYPASAKRWAS, from the coding sequence GTGACCAGGTTGATCGCGATGCGCGGACTTCCCGGTTCGGGCAAGTCCACCCGCGCGCATCAGCTCCTCGACGAGGCCGCGGTCGGCACCATGGTGCGCTGCGGTCGGGACGACTACCGGCGCATGTTGCACGGCCGGCCACGCCACGGCGACCGCGTCTGCGAGGACCAGGTGACGATCGCCCAGCACGCCGCGATCGAGCAGCTCCTCCTCGCGGGCGTGGACGTGCTCGTCGACGACACCAACCTGTCGCTGCGCAACCTGGAGACCCTCGCCGCGATCGCCTGGCGGTGCGGGGCCGACTTCACGGTGGAGGACTTCACCCAGGTGCCGCTCGAGGACTGCATCGCCCGCGACGCGCTGCGTGCCGGAGACGAGCGCCTGGGCGCGGACCTGATCCGGGCGATGCACAGCCGGCACCTCGCGGGCAAGCGGCTGCCGCTCCCGGTCCCGGCGCCGAACGCGACCGCGGACCTGCTGCTGTGCGCGGACGGTCAGTCTTGCGGGCGGCGCTCGATCACGTACCCGGCCTCGGCGAAACGCTGGGCGAGCTGA
- a CDS encoding WhiB family transcriptional regulator, whose product MFNQPTDRDWRAKGYCKYEDPELFFATGNSGPALLQIAEAKAVCRRCPVTSECLAWALESGQDAGVWGGMTEDERRNLKRRNNRRIQREQSSADPLPIAVVEGAA is encoded by the coding sequence ATGTTCAACCAACCGACCGACCGTGACTGGCGCGCCAAGGGCTACTGCAAGTACGAGGACCCCGAACTCTTCTTCGCCACCGGGAACAGCGGCCCCGCCCTGCTCCAGATCGCCGAGGCGAAGGCCGTCTGCCGCCGCTGCCCCGTCACCTCCGAGTGCCTCGCGTGGGCGCTGGAGAGCGGCCAGGACGCCGGCGTCTGGGGCGGCATGACCGAGGACGAGCGACGCAATCTGAAGCGGCGGAACAACCGCCGGATCCAGCGTGAGCAGAGCAGTGCTGACCCACTGCCGATCGCCGTTGTCGAGGGTGCGGCGTGA
- a CDS encoding chitobiase/beta-hexosaminidase C-terminal domain-containing protein codes for MSTLTTRLQLVKETNAENYSVGTVNNNSDKIDAAVGFEECTSSTRPSSPYNGKGIRESDTGSVLLSNGTVPASGSWKYLWSADGPVIVGAVGASAPLRGQTTGFLTGTRLLDARKYGEANPGFTIDFDGKHQWGPGGVTAPDTNLYRSTTDLLRTDDSFYVGGALTVVGAVTLTGAVSGPVARGLVRRGRRSTSSTGTTSIVGVLRLGDSPNTIPVVSGRAYRISAVVHPRSTIAGDRILTEIRYTTDGSAPSTSSTVLAQKYSTAFAVSSADSDPFETVYEPATSHNLRLLLTISRGAGTGTVEAYADATASTELVVEDVGLAVTNTGVSV; via the coding sequence ATGTCGACCCTCACCACGCGTCTCCAGCTCGTCAAGGAGACCAACGCCGAGAACTACTCCGTCGGAACCGTCAACAACAACAGCGACAAGATCGACGCTGCCGTCGGATTCGAGGAGTGCACGTCCAGCACCCGGCCGAGCAGCCCCTACAACGGCAAGGGCATCCGCGAGTCCGACACCGGGTCCGTGCTGCTGTCCAACGGAACCGTGCCGGCGTCGGGCAGCTGGAAGTACCTGTGGTCCGCTGACGGCCCAGTCATCGTCGGTGCGGTCGGCGCGTCCGCACCGCTGCGCGGCCAGACCACCGGCTTCCTCACCGGCACCCGACTGCTCGACGCACGCAAGTACGGCGAGGCCAACCCCGGCTTCACCATCGACTTCGACGGCAAGCACCAGTGGGGGCCAGGTGGTGTCACCGCGCCGGACACCAACCTGTACCGCTCGACCACCGACCTGCTGCGCACCGACGACTCCTTCTACGTTGGCGGCGCACTCACGGTCGTCGGTGCGGTGACGCTGACCGGCGCCGTCTCGGGACCGGTCGCCCGCGGCCTGGTTCGCCGCGGGCGCCGCTCCACATCGAGCACGGGAACCACCTCGATCGTCGGGGTGCTGCGACTGGGCGACAGTCCCAACACGATCCCCGTGGTCAGCGGGCGCGCCTATCGGATCAGCGCAGTCGTGCATCCCCGCTCGACGATTGCGGGTGACCGGATCCTGACCGAGATCCGCTACACCACGGATGGCTCCGCACCGTCGACGTCCAGCACCGTGCTGGCGCAGAAGTACTCCACCGCCTTTGCGGTGTCCTCTGCGGACTCTGACCCGTTCGAGACCGTGTATGAGCCGGCGACCTCACACAACCTGCGGCTGCTGTTGACGATCTCCCGCGGTGCCGGCACGGGCACGGTCGAGGCGTACGCGGACGCGACCGCCTCCACCGAACTGGTCGTCGAAGACGTCGGCCTGGCCGTCACGAACACGGGGGTCTCCGTCTGA
- a CDS encoding glycoside hydrolase family 25 protein, with protein sequence MGVYGLDISNYQSRLTDYGGIVRDGFEFVFILASDGEWRQPFFRQQLDGCRTRGLLVAAYHYQREHVSAARQVEIIASQVPKDVPVVIDVEHHSGRGKAGVDLCRAIVDGLRARGYLVPLVYIPRWYWSAPADAPKGGLGYADLSGLPPLWVSWYPDYLTRTKERGKDALPASVWTGYGGLWVAVAQYTSSGRVSGYDGAVDQNYYRGSVQELAALMGGGVDVALTQGEYWEIENRAYAAVRNLFFDMAAGNSAAAASFQQMVSGAVEPHFAGVLAAVAGIAQNADITPEELREATLAAALEAAGKQASLVSDTLRGDLAAMTEEALRRVQDADNLDEAKKTVDELLSRISTLTGAPPSVADVNEDGLRGGAAAPDGVGGPTADDAVGDDTEEKF encoded by the coding sequence ATGGGCGTGTACGGGCTCGACATCAGCAACTACCAGTCGCGGCTCACGGACTACGGCGGGATCGTCCGCGACGGCTTCGAGTTCGTGTTCATCCTCGCGTCGGACGGCGAGTGGCGGCAGCCCTTCTTCCGGCAGCAGCTGGACGGCTGCCGGACTCGAGGTCTGCTGGTGGCGGCATACCACTACCAGCGGGAGCACGTATCTGCGGCACGGCAAGTCGAGATCATCGCGTCTCAGGTACCGAAGGACGTCCCGGTCGTTATCGACGTCGAGCACCACTCCGGGCGCGGCAAGGCCGGCGTCGACCTGTGCCGGGCGATCGTCGACGGCTTGCGCGCCCGCGGCTACCTGGTGCCGCTGGTGTACATCCCGCGCTGGTACTGGTCGGCCCCAGCCGACGCCCCGAAGGGCGGACTCGGCTACGCCGACCTCTCCGGCCTGCCGCCGCTCTGGGTGTCCTGGTACCCGGACTACCTGACCAGGACCAAGGAACGAGGTAAGGACGCGCTGCCCGCGTCCGTGTGGACCGGCTACGGCGGCCTGTGGGTCGCGGTGGCGCAGTACACCTCGTCTGGCCGGGTCTCCGGCTACGACGGCGCTGTTGATCAGAACTACTACCGCGGCAGCGTGCAGGAGCTCGCTGCCCTGATGGGTGGAGGTGTCGACGTGGCACTCACGCAAGGCGAGTACTGGGAGATCGAGAACCGGGCGTACGCCGCGGTCCGGAACCTGTTCTTCGACATGGCAGCAGGCAACAGCGCGGCGGCCGCGTCGTTCCAGCAGATGGTGTCCGGCGCGGTCGAGCCGCACTTCGCCGGCGTGCTGGCAGCGGTGGCCGGGATCGCACAGAACGCGGACATCACGCCGGAGGAGCTGCGGGAGGCAACCCTCGCAGCCGCGCTGGAGGCCGCGGGCAAGCAGGCGTCGCTGGTGTCCGACACCCTGCGCGGCGACCTCGCGGCCATGACCGAGGAGGCGCTGCGGCGAGTCCAGGACGCCGACAACCTCGACGAGGCCAAGAAGACCGTCGACGAGCTGCTCAGCCGGATCAGCACGCTCACCGGCGCGCCGCCGTCCGTGGCGGACGTGAACGAGGACGGCCTGCGCGGTGGTGCCGCCGCACCGGACGGTGTGGGCGGCCCGACCGCAGACGACGCTGTGGGCGACGACACCGAGGAGAAGTTCTGA
- a CDS encoding ASCH domain-containing protein, producing MRMLTVRQPWAWAIAAGYKTIENRTWTTSHCGELGIHAGIRWDDDREDAVRFVRDTARALGHTLPHTMKDAWPLTSSGYVLAVVDLVGICDVSLHRPDISCGCGPWAIPGQAHWRLESPRVLDKPLAAKGQLQLWELDFTLEGQQFTAAEIIDTIHHALQNKEIHAIEGLLKLLAVRDPAAAQDVMDTLHLGIVLGRLNDTAKGITS from the coding sequence ATGAGGATGTTGACGGTTCGGCAGCCCTGGGCCTGGGCCATCGCCGCAGGCTACAAGACGATCGAGAACCGCACCTGGACGACATCGCACTGCGGTGAGCTCGGCATCCACGCCGGCATCCGCTGGGACGACGACCGCGAAGACGCCGTCCGATTCGTGCGCGACACCGCCCGCGCGCTCGGGCACACCTTGCCGCACACGATGAAGGACGCGTGGCCGCTCACCTCCAGCGGCTACGTGCTCGCGGTCGTCGACCTGGTCGGCATCTGTGACGTCTCGCTGCACCGGCCCGACATCAGCTGCGGCTGCGGACCATGGGCGATCCCCGGCCAGGCCCACTGGCGACTCGAGTCCCCCCGCGTGCTGGACAAGCCGCTGGCGGCCAAGGGCCAGCTGCAGTTGTGGGAGCTGGACTTCACGTTGGAGGGCCAGCAGTTCACGGCCGCCGAGATCATCGACACCATCCACCACGCCCTGCAGAACAAGGAAATCCACGCGATCGAGGGGCTGCTCAAGCTGCTCGCGGTCCGGGACCCGGCGGCAGCACAGGACGTGATGGACACGCTGCACCTCGGCATCGTGCTGGGGCGCCTCAACGACACCGCGAAAGGGATCACGTCGTGA
- a CDS encoding glycosyltransferase family 2 protein, giving the protein MDIGVVIPTHPARVDNGMVARATASVMTQTLRPAELHIPIDLHREGAWGTRDRGLQAVRAPWVAFLDSDDEFMPHHLETLARAAEETGADYVYSYYQVRNAYGHDIDCDPLGHFGKVFDPADPIQTTITTLVRTELAQKVGFHEPSAGEMIHGQRGGEDWFFTLDCVRLGAKIVHVPQRTWWWSHHGFNTSGLPTQGDARQP; this is encoded by the coding sequence ATGGACATCGGCGTTGTCATCCCCACCCACCCGGCCCGCGTCGACAACGGCATGGTCGCCCGCGCCACCGCGTCGGTGATGACTCAGACCCTTCGGCCGGCCGAGCTGCACATCCCGATCGACCTTCATCGCGAGGGCGCCTGGGGAACGAGAGACCGCGGCCTGCAAGCCGTTCGCGCACCGTGGGTTGCGTTCCTCGACAGCGACGACGAGTTCATGCCGCACCACCTGGAGACGCTCGCCCGCGCGGCCGAGGAAACCGGCGCGGACTACGTGTACTCGTACTACCAGGTCCGCAACGCCTACGGGCACGACATCGACTGCGACCCGTTGGGGCACTTCGGGAAGGTGTTCGACCCGGCTGACCCTATTCAGACGACGATCACGACGCTCGTGCGCACCGAGCTCGCGCAGAAGGTCGGGTTCCACGAGCCGTCTGCGGGAGAAATGATCCACGGGCAGCGTGGCGGCGAGGACTGGTTCTTCACCCTCGACTGCGTGCGACTTGGCGCCAAGATTGTTCATGTGCCGCAACGGACTTGGTGGTGGTCCCATCATGGCTTTAACACAAGCGGGCTGCCGACCCAAGGGGACGCACGGCAGCCGTAG
- a CDS encoding helix-turn-helix transcriptional regulator gives MSLAENLRVARAASGLSQQAVADSTGIPRTAVSDIEHGKREVGALELKALANLFGTSADALLGGEPPQLSATDPATLLRDTLAKLEITQAELARRTGLSVKHINQIAQDLKPISSMVALRFERATGVSSAEWHRAAAERQDRLLRRRPRVWWSPRLGVLEELAGSVPLEVIRVVTNTVLAALPDDATELLPVNQKGLAS, from the coding sequence GTGAGCCTCGCCGAGAATCTCCGCGTCGCCCGCGCCGCGAGCGGCCTCAGCCAGCAGGCGGTCGCCGACAGCACCGGCATCCCGCGTACCGCAGTCTCCGACATCGAGCACGGTAAGCGCGAGGTCGGGGCGCTGGAACTCAAGGCACTCGCGAACCTGTTCGGAACGTCCGCAGACGCGCTGCTCGGCGGGGAACCGCCCCAACTGTCGGCGACTGACCCTGCCACCTTGCTGCGCGACACGCTCGCCAAGCTGGAGATCACCCAGGCCGAGCTGGCACGCCGCACAGGTCTGTCGGTCAAACACATCAACCAGATCGCACAGGACCTCAAGCCGATCAGCTCCATGGTCGCCCTGCGATTCGAACGCGCGACTGGGGTTTCGTCAGCTGAGTGGCATCGCGCGGCAGCCGAGCGACAGGACCGGTTGCTACGGCGTCGTCCGCGTGTCTGGTGGTCGCCGCGGCTCGGTGTGCTGGAGGAACTGGCGGGAAGCGTCCCGCTGGAAGTGATCCGCGTCGTGACCAACACCGTGCTGGCCGCGCTGCCCGACGACGCGACGGAGCTGCTCCCCGTAAACCAGAAGGGACTCGCGTCGTGA
- a CDS encoding HNH endonuclease, with protein MVRFETYVDKRGTVPSKSKLGRCWLWKGNVDQYGYGRFKVGQTTNQAHRWLLGHLRGAPLTWNSEMRETANHRCGNRLCVRPEHLYVGTQKANVEDAIKDSTHVSLQRRLETHCVNRHEFTEKNTYITKSGTRTFRRCQALAQQRYRERLRRERIATH; from the coding sequence ATGGTCCGGTTCGAGACCTATGTCGACAAACGCGGCACCGTTCCGAGCAAGTCGAAGCTCGGGCGTTGCTGGCTATGGAAGGGGAACGTAGACCAGTACGGCTACGGACGCTTCAAGGTCGGGCAGACAACCAACCAAGCACACCGCTGGCTGCTGGGTCATCTACGCGGCGCACCCTTGACCTGGAACAGCGAGATGCGGGAGACCGCGAACCACCGATGCGGGAACAGGCTGTGCGTAAGACCTGAGCACCTCTACGTCGGAACGCAGAAGGCCAACGTCGAAGACGCCATCAAGGACAGCACGCATGTGAGCCTCCAGCGGCGCTTGGAGACTCATTGCGTGAACCGTCACGAGTTCACCGAAAAGAACACCTACATCACCAAGAGCGGCACGCGTACGTTCCGCAGATGCCAGGCCCTTGCGCAGCAGCGGTATCGCGAACGCCTGCGCCGGGAACGGATCGCCACGCACTGA
- a CDS encoding DNA cytosine methyltransferase, which produces MSRAAQRLQRVATHRPAVRRRRFRHDELVAVDLFSGFGGLTEGIRRAGFTTIMAANHNEYKVQVHEANHPYAEHWIANLVDKESSDYHDVRQLPAADLLVAGVSCTNHSQANTKKAYAEGLSLFDLDDPEYNERVTRSERDRATASCVLHYAAQHRPRMILVECTTEIVSWGPALPGKKIGDGTTYKWWLKQFDLLGYRHKVMYLNTQFFGVSQSRDRWFCAMWLKEMPPPDLDHRPHSWCDRCHTIVEAVWTWKTGIPPTGSVRYGKQYNYTCPSCRREVIPPMAPSINSLDLTDLGTRIGDREIKRFVDKKTGEVTWSQMAPATMARAERCLQRFGDFPAVLMPAKAVHGTERHPWQPMSTQTSQQETSVLSTGAVMAAAGNTYERPGSDCRSRDLSQPLWAQPATNTTGLVTPPVALTGMVTVGHRHNGDGQHFLRPMDTVTSTHEKAVVYAAVDNFQGAPRGVGEPLATQGGSETMGLLSARVMPNRTHATSRNLGEPMETVVGGAGSGGIGMLSSGVVPFRKNTIPTVHGEPMPAVTSDQIPGLLTAAGVIKNNGSIDEAQYRSHPVSDPLGTVVGSGAHQSLLFSVWYKQNGSEANATAPHPLSDPFGTLTSRDTTAVLGAEWRAMLADISLLDCFFKMLGPHEIGRGCGFDVSFPGYGYEGTFQVWGSARDQVDGFGNAVTPAVGEWIGHRLREALHRTESVA; this is translated from the coding sequence ATGAGCCGTGCCGCACAGCGCCTGCAGCGCGTCGCCACCCATCGCCCCGCCGTGCGCCGCCGCCGCTTCCGCCACGACGAGCTCGTCGCCGTCGACCTGTTCAGCGGCTTCGGCGGCCTCACCGAGGGAATCCGTCGCGCCGGATTCACCACGATCATGGCCGCCAACCACAACGAGTACAAAGTCCAGGTCCACGAAGCGAACCACCCGTACGCCGAGCACTGGATCGCGAACCTCGTCGACAAGGAGTCCTCGGACTACCACGACGTCCGACAGCTCCCTGCCGCCGACCTCCTCGTTGCCGGCGTGTCCTGCACCAACCATTCCCAGGCCAACACGAAGAAGGCCTACGCCGAGGGCCTGTCGCTGTTCGACCTCGACGACCCCGAGTACAACGAGCGCGTCACCCGGTCCGAACGGGACCGTGCGACCGCCTCGTGCGTGCTGCACTACGCAGCCCAGCACCGACCCCGCATGATCCTGGTCGAGTGCACCACCGAGATCGTCTCGTGGGGACCAGCCCTGCCCGGAAAGAAGATCGGTGACGGGACCACCTACAAGTGGTGGCTCAAGCAGTTCGACCTGCTCGGCTACCGGCACAAGGTCATGTACCTCAACACCCAGTTCTTCGGCGTCTCCCAGAGCCGCGACCGGTGGTTCTGCGCGATGTGGCTCAAAGAGATGCCCCCACCGGACCTCGACCACCGGCCGCACTCGTGGTGCGACCGGTGCCACACGATCGTCGAAGCCGTGTGGACCTGGAAAACGGGCATCCCGCCGACCGGAAGCGTGAGGTACGGCAAGCAGTACAACTACACCTGCCCCAGCTGCCGCCGCGAAGTCATTCCGCCGATGGCCCCCTCGATCAACTCCCTGGACCTCACCGACCTCGGCACCCGCATCGGCGACCGCGAGATCAAGAGGTTCGTGGACAAGAAGACCGGTGAGGTCACCTGGTCGCAGATGGCGCCCGCCACGATGGCCCGCGCCGAGCGCTGCCTCCAGCGGTTCGGGGACTTCCCTGCGGTGCTGATGCCTGCCAAGGCGGTGCACGGTACCGAGCGGCACCCGTGGCAGCCCATGTCCACCCAGACGAGCCAGCAGGAAACCTCCGTGCTGTCGACTGGCGCGGTCATGGCGGCGGCTGGAAACACCTACGAGAGGCCGGGCTCGGACTGCCGCAGCCGCGACCTGTCGCAGCCGTTGTGGGCGCAGCCGGCGACGAACACGACCGGCCTCGTGACGCCGCCAGTCGCGCTCACGGGCATGGTGACCGTCGGCCACCGGCACAACGGCGACGGCCAGCACTTCCTCAGGCCAATGGACACCGTCACCAGCACGCACGAGAAGGCCGTCGTGTACGCCGCGGTCGACAACTTCCAGGGAGCGCCTCGCGGAGTCGGGGAACCGCTGGCCACTCAGGGCGGGTCAGAGACGATGGGCCTGCTCTCGGCGCGAGTGATGCCGAACCGGACACACGCGACCAGCCGCAACCTCGGCGAGCCGATGGAGACGGTTGTCGGAGGCGCCGGATCCGGCGGCATCGGCATGCTCTCCAGCGGAGTCGTGCCGTTCCGGAAGAACACCATCCCCACAGTGCACGGCGAGCCGATGCCCGCCGTCACCTCCGACCAGATCCCGGGCCTGCTGACCGCCGCCGGCGTCATCAAGAACAACGGCTCGATCGACGAGGCGCAGTACCGGTCTCACCCCGTGAGCGACCCGCTGGGCACCGTGGTCGGCTCCGGCGCGCACCAGTCGCTCCTCTTCTCGGTCTGGTACAAGCAGAACGGCTCTGAGGCCAACGCAACCGCACCGCACCCGCTGAGCGACCCGTTCGGCACCCTCACCTCCCGCGACACCACTGCGGTGCTGGGCGCCGAGTGGCGCGCAATGCTCGCCGACATCAGCTTGTTGGACTGCTTCTTCAAGATGCTCGGCCCGCACGAGATCGGCCGCGGATGTGGGTTCGACGTCAGCTTCCCCGGCTATGGCTACGAAGGCACGTTCCAGGTATGGGGCTCCGCCCGGGACCAGGTCGACGGCTTCGGCAACGCCGTCACGCCGGCTGTCGGCGAGTGGATCGGCCACCGGCTGCGCGAAGCCCTGCACCGCACCGAGTCCGTCGCATGA
- a CDS encoding VVA0879 family protein: MTDTTMEHPRFGKNPTRSTLIQIDQITAWIREQTKPFSVMDAFNAKRSWSYNTTYKLVRELRDKNLLRQTNDVDARPALWIYNAPTESLVTITTKSENHLTQQELCDEARRRFGDDTKQWAFICPKCSDIACAADFIAIGADPYLVGQECIGRSCGALAKAATGTDGRQHAKRGCDWAAYGLFAGPWFITVPTKDGGTKELPSFKLAPHRAPQHVREPAEVIA; the protein is encoded by the coding sequence GTGACGGACACGACCATGGAGCACCCCCGCTTCGGGAAGAATCCCACCAGGTCCACCTTGATACAGATCGACCAGATCACCGCCTGGATCAGGGAGCAGACGAAGCCGTTCAGCGTCATGGACGCCTTTAACGCCAAGAGGTCCTGGTCCTACAACACGACCTACAAGCTGGTCCGCGAACTCCGCGACAAGAACCTGCTGCGGCAGACGAACGACGTCGACGCCCGACCCGCATTGTGGATCTACAACGCACCGACCGAATCTCTGGTCACGATCACGACGAAGTCCGAGAACCACCTGACTCAGCAGGAACTCTGCGACGAGGCACGCCGCCGGTTCGGCGACGACACCAAGCAGTGGGCGTTCATCTGTCCGAAATGCTCCGATATCGCCTGCGCCGCCGACTTCATCGCGATCGGTGCCGACCCGTACCTCGTCGGCCAGGAGTGCATCGGCCGATCCTGCGGCGCACTGGCCAAGGCAGCCACCGGAACCGACGGCCGCCAGCACGCCAAGCGCGGATGCGACTGGGCCGCATACGGGCTATTCGCCGGGCCCTGGTTCATCACCGTGCCGACCAAGGACGGCGGTACCAAGGAACTTCCCAGCTTCAAACTCGCACCGCACCGCGCGCCGCAGCACGTGCGTGAGCCCGCCGAGGTGATCGCGTGA
- a CDS encoding DNA translocase FtsK codes for MSYVPLRKGHPDNPDLVGLPDDAYDRLVPLGDLIEASHNEGYHQSECNCRETNCNTRKHHWATPSVEEVLGWLIAKGALTFDAVDHLVRVGKGWSVDKAPGDLGADVANVARLVLTERHSGTSFVQRKLRLGFKRAEDCLDVLTAWNILGPAQGTLARAIHVPADQTAAVLAAIEAVRA; via the coding sequence GTGAGCTACGTTCCGCTCCGCAAGGGGCACCCCGACAACCCGGACCTCGTCGGCCTCCCCGACGACGCCTACGACCGCCTGGTCCCGCTCGGCGACCTGATCGAGGCCTCCCACAATGAGGGCTACCACCAGTCCGAGTGCAACTGCCGCGAGACCAACTGCAACACCCGCAAGCATCACTGGGCCACACCCTCCGTCGAGGAAGTCCTCGGCTGGCTCATCGCCAAAGGCGCGCTCACCTTCGACGCCGTCGACCACCTGGTTCGCGTCGGCAAGGGCTGGAGCGTCGACAAGGCGCCGGGCGACCTCGGCGCCGACGTCGCCAACGTCGCCCGGCTCGTCCTCACCGAACGCCACTCCGGCACCTCGTTCGTCCAGCGCAAGCTCCGCCTCGGCTTCAAGCGCGCCGAGGATTGCCTGGACGTGCTGACGGCCTGGAACATCCTCGGCCCCGCACAGGGCACCCTCGCCCGCGCCATCCACGTCCCCGCAGACCAGACCGCCGCCGTGCTGGCCGCCATCGAGGCGGTGCGCGCATGA
- a CDS encoding DNA adenine methylase has product MSAPPFAYFGGKSRLAGDIAATFPEHTHYVEPYAGSLAVLLAKQPSVMETVNDLDGDIVHFWKVLREQPTALARACALTPHSRAEHAAARDRPAELDDIERARRVWTYLTQGRAGILRNTGWRHYVAPSGSSTSMPKYLRGYVDRMAAAAERLAHVSLECRPALDLIERYGRSPEVLLYVDPPYLGSARVWGNNYRHEMRTDDEHRELATALNNCAAAVVLSGYPSPLYDELYAGWHRTTFEATTGQGGTRGERTEVLWANRLPQPTLFCSTEEIHA; this is encoded by the coding sequence GTGAGCGCACCCCCGTTCGCGTACTTCGGAGGGAAGTCCCGGCTCGCCGGGGATATCGCCGCGACGTTCCCCGAGCACACGCACTACGTCGAGCCGTACGCCGGTTCCCTCGCGGTGCTGCTGGCGAAGCAGCCCTCGGTGATGGAGACCGTCAACGACCTCGACGGCGACATCGTCCACTTCTGGAAGGTCCTGCGCGAGCAGCCGACCGCGCTGGCCCGCGCGTGCGCGTTGACGCCGCACTCCCGTGCCGAGCACGCCGCCGCCCGCGACCGCCCCGCCGAGCTCGACGACATCGAGCGCGCCCGCCGCGTCTGGACCTACCTGACACAGGGCCGCGCCGGCATCCTCCGCAACACCGGCTGGCGCCACTACGTCGCCCCCAGCGGTTCGTCCACCTCGATGCCGAAGTACCTCCGCGGCTACGTCGACCGCATGGCCGCCGCAGCCGAACGCCTCGCGCACGTCAGCCTGGAGTGCCGTCCCGCGCTCGACCTGATCGAGCGCTACGGCCGCTCACCCGAGGTCCTGCTGTACGTCGACCCTCCGTACCTCGGCAGCGCCCGCGTGTGGGGCAACAACTACCGCCACGAGATGCGCACCGACGACGAACACCGCGAGCTCGCCACCGCGCTCAACAACTGCGCGGCAGCGGTCGTGCTGTCCGGCTACCCGTCCCCGCTCTACGACGAGCTGTACGCCGGCTGGCACCGCACCACATTCGAGGCCACCACCGGCCAGGGCGGCACCCGCGGCGAGCGCACGGAAGTCCTGTGGGCCAACCGGCTTCCCCAGCCCACCTTGTTCTGCAGCACCGAGGAGATCCACGCATGA
- a CDS encoding helix-turn-helix domain-containing protein yields the protein MTSNEASYLAAFGARLKEAREAAGWTQTELADRLSMTRSSVANFEAGRQHAPVAIAALCADVLLCDPGWLLSGRTLTPYPVRPALRPSELAEAVQEAEQLHRRLHDLANRLNSPTAST from the coding sequence GTGACGAGCAACGAAGCCTCGTATCTTGCGGCCTTCGGAGCCCGACTCAAAGAAGCACGGGAGGCAGCTGGCTGGACCCAGACCGAACTCGCAGACCGGCTCAGCATGACGCGGTCGTCGGTCGCGAACTTCGAAGCTGGCCGACAGCACGCGCCAGTGGCGATCGCCGCGTTGTGCGCGGACGTCCTGCTGTGCGATCCCGGCTGGCTGCTCTCCGGTCGCACCCTGACGCCCTACCCGGTGCGACCCGCCCTCCGCCCATCCGAGCTCGCCGAGGCTGTGCAGGAGGCCGAGCAGTTACACCGCCGCCTGCACGACCTGGCCAACCGACTGAACTCGCCGACCGCGTCGACCTGA
- a CDS encoding RNase adapter RapZ produces the protein MPTRQVLIVTHGYLHTRPADTPPADVELDLQRLLKDPARVLPQELRDLTGQDDLVRRFVYATAGAPTLTATTAQLVLELTALVPQVVVHVGCAGGKHRAVAIGEGLGLALEQLGITTEVQHLHKDLPRVVRAHA, from the coding sequence ATGCCCACGCGCCAGGTACTCATCGTCACCCATGGCTACCTCCACACCCGACCCGCCGACACCCCACCCGCCGACGTCGAACTCGACCTGCAGCGCCTGCTGAAGGACCCCGCGCGCGTCCTGCCGCAGGAACTGCGCGACCTCACTGGCCAGGACGACCTGGTCCGCCGCTTCGTCTACGCCACCGCCGGCGCGCCCACCCTCACCGCCACGACCGCCCAGTTGGTGCTGGAGCTGACCGCACTGGTGCCGCAGGTGGTGGTGCACGTGGGCTGCGCCGGTGGCAAGCACCGGGCGGTCGCGATCGGCGAAGGCCTCGGCCTGGCGTTGGAGCAGCTGGGCATCACGACCGAGGTGCAGCACCTGCACAAGGACCTGCCCCGCGTGGTCCGCGCCCACGCGTAG